From candidate division WOR-3 bacterium, a single genomic window includes:
- a CDS encoding CNNM domain-containing protein, protein MVFTLGILAIILQGLFSGSETAVLRLNWLRILLKGKEKLSLIQKRERTILASLIGTNLCVVFASFAFSYLFIITFGEGFVFLSVLWVAILSLLFGEFLPKAIAKEYPEFWYEYLYPFLSFTNWLFSPLTFLLQKTIQPLFQEKREELKLKREDLIALFGQKGYERIARAVLEFSSLKARDVMIPLKLMIAISADADPAAIYHILREYGYSRYPIYRKKKENIVGLLHAKDFLSYPDLKMRTPYFVSEDKKLKDVFSEMRRGKDKGLHLAVVLDKNKRTIGILTLEDILEEIVGEIRSED, encoded by the coding sequence GTGAGACCGCGGTCTTACGTTTGAACTGGCTCCGAATTTTATTGAAGGGGAAGGAGAAATTGTCTCTTATCCAAAAAAGGGAGCGCACAATCCTTGCCTCCCTTATTGGTACCAATCTCTGTGTCGTTTTTGCCTCCTTTGCCTTCTCCTACCTTTTTATCATCACCTTTGGGGAAGGATTTGTTTTCCTTTCCGTCCTCTGGGTGGCGATCCTCTCCCTCCTCTTTGGAGAATTTCTACCGAAGGCGATCGCTAAGGAATATCCGGAATTCTGGTACGAATATCTCTATCCCTTCCTATCTTTTACCAATTGGCTCTTTTCTCCTTTAACTTTCCTCTTACAGAAGACCATCCAACCCCTTTTTCAGGAGAAGCGGGAGGAGTTGAAATTGAAGAGGGAGGATTTAATCGCCCTCTTTGGGCAGAAGGGTTATGAGAGGATTGCCCGGGCAGTTTTGGAATTCTCTTCCCTTAAAGCGCGGGATGTGATGATTCCCCTAAAACTAATGATTGCCATCAGTGCGGATGCGGACCCGGCGGCTATCTATCATATTTTAAGAGAATATGGGTATTCCCGCTATCCGATTTACCGGAAGAAAAAAGAGAACATCGTCGGCCTTCTCCATGCCAAGGATTTCCTCTCTTATCCCGATTTGAAGATGAGAACTCCCTATTTCGTTTCTGAAGATAAAAAGTTAAAAGATGTCTTTTCGGAGATGCGTCGGGGAAAGGATAAGGGGCTCCATCTGGCGGTCGTTCTGGATAAGAATAAACGGACGATTGGGATTTTGACCTTAGAGGATATCTTGGAGGAGATTGTGGGGGAGATTAGAAGTGAGGATTAG
- the recO gene encoding DNA repair protein RecO: protein MALVKKTEGIVLQREDFRSQSKFITLFSLDYGRLALLAKGGFHPKRYLSGPLEPFNLIEVIFYHREGRDYHLLSETSLLLHFPHFRTDGKRFYYASLLASFLIKALPREVRQPSLYRLSLRTLSLLDEEGKENFLYAFFLKSSSLLGYRPHLLSCLRCGKGLKSFFFSPEKGGFLCGRCRNGEGREFLPAEAERMRGLLFLPLRKIGGLELGAKEKEAIRNFLCHHFHFPLPNNPFLI from the coding sequence ATGGCGTTGGTTAAGAAGACGGAAGGGATAGTTTTGCAAAGGGAGGATTTTCGTTCCCAGAGTAAGTTTATTACCCTTTTTTCCTTAGATTACGGGCGGTTAGCACTTTTAGCGAAGGGTGGTTTTCATCCCAAGAGATATTTGAGCGGCCCTCTTGAGCCATTTAATCTAATAGAGGTTATCTTCTATCACCGGGAGGGGAGGGATTACCATCTTCTCTCCGAAACGAGCCTCCTTCTTCACTTTCCCCATTTCCGAACTGATGGCAAAAGATTTTATTATGCCTCCCTCCTCGCCTCTTTCCTCATCAAGGCCTTACCCCGGGAGGTGAGGCAGCCTTCTCTTTATCGGTTATCCCTCAGGACCCTTTCCCTTTTAGACGAAGAGGGTAAGGAAAATTTCCTTTATGCCTTTTTCCTTAAATCCTCTTCCCTTTTGGGTTATCGCCCCCATCTCCTTTCCTGTCTGCGCTGCGGCAAGGGATTAAAATCCTTTTTCTTCTCTCCGGAAAAGGGAGGTTTCCTATGTGGGAGATGCCGAAATGGGGAGGGGAGGGAATTTTTGCCCGCAGAGGCAGAAAGGATGAGAGGACTCCTCTTTTTACCTTTAAGAAAGATTGGGGGGTTGGAATTGGGTGCGAAAGAGAAAGAGGCGATTAGGAATTTCCTTTGCCACCATTTTCATTTTCCTCTTCCCAACAACCCTTTCCTTATCTAA